DNA sequence from the Bacteroidota bacterium genome:
GCTGTTAAACAATATAATTCTACAAACATTAATAATATTTATTATCACTTGCTTTATAATAACCTCTGTTAAGTCAGCATTAACCTTTGTCCCCCCTTATCCGTTTTTAACCGTTTCACCATTCTTTTTATTCCTGATATTTTCTAACTCTTTAAATAAAGCAATTTCTTTTTCAGCAAGATTTTTCGGCAGCATCACTTTTATTGTGGCGTACAGGTCTCCGAACTGGCCTTCTTTTCCAAACAGCGGCATCCCGAGCCCCTTTAACCTGAATGTTTTTCCGTTCTCTGTTTCTTTCGCAATATCTATTTTAATCGTTCCCTTCAGTGTTCTCACAATGGTTTTGCCGCCAAGTACACAGGTGTAAAACTCAACAGGTATATCACAATAAACATCGTCACCTTTTCTTACATAGTGTGTGTGTGGAGAGACAAACACAGTAATATAAACATCTCCCCTTTTTGCACCTTTGCTGCCATAGGCACCTTTCTCTTTCAGCCGCAGCACCTGGCCATCTTTAACGCCGGGCTTAATTTTAATTTGCAGCTTCTCCGACTCAATTTCAAACTGGCGGGTTGTACCGGTATATGCTTCTTCAAGTGATACCTCCACTTCCGCTTTATAATCTGCGCCTTTTGATGGACCCCGGCTTCGTCCTCCAAAACCTCCCCCTCCTCCTCCGAAAATATTTTCAAAAAA
Encoded proteins:
- a CDS encoding J domain-containing protein, coding for MNYKDYYKILGVEKSASADEIKKAYRKLAVKYHPDKNQGNKAAEEKFKEINEANEVLGDPEKRKKYDELGANWQQYQQQGANTGDFDWSQWQNAGGGKRYTYSTGDDDFGGGGQFSDFFENIFGGGGGGFGGRSRGPSKGADYKAEVEVSLEEAYTGTTRQFEIESEKLQIKIKPGVKDGQVLRLKEKGAYGSKGAKRGDVYITVFVSPHTHYVRKGDDVYCDIPVEFYTCVLGGKTIVRTLKGTIKIDIAKETENGKTFRLKGLGMPLFGKEGQFGDLYATIKVMLPKNLAEKEIALFKELENIRNKKNGETVKNG